A stretch of Miscanthus floridulus cultivar M001 chromosome 13, ASM1932011v1, whole genome shotgun sequence DNA encodes these proteins:
- the LOC136500724 gene encoding probable bifunctional riboflavin biosynthesis protein RIBA 1, chloroplastic isoform X2, with amino-acid sequence MASIAPPSSALCARTSRLCCDASLLRSSTSNSLRTIGSIYLENTRRLRKFHISHAVGGSSANVIINGKANPSNAVQADAVALGTIAADMAPVVDGFSADDDELDLDFPTEGFSSIPEAIEDIRQGKYVIVVDDEDRENEGDLIMAASKVTPEAMAFIVRHGTGIVCVSMKEEDLERLQLPLMVTTKENEEKLRTAFTVSVDAKEGTTTGVSANDRANTILALASPNSKPEDFNRPGHIFPLKYREGGVLKRAGHTEASVDLAMLAGLPPVAVLCEIVDDDDGSMALLPKLQQFAKRENLKIISIADLIRYRRKRDRLVECVCVTPLQLQWGSFKSYCYRSLIDGMEHIAMVKGDVGDGQDILVRVHSECLTGDIFGSARCDCGNQLALAMTMIEKTGRGVVVYLRGHEGRGIGLGHKLRAYNLQDDGRDTVEANLELGLPADSREYGIGARYCAILVSGPCG; translated from the exons ATGGCCTCAATCGCGCCTCCGTCCTCAGCGTTGTGCGCTCG GACTTCTAGGTTGTGTTGTGATGCTTCGCTTTTACGAAGTTCTACATCAAACAGTTTAAGGACAATCGGATCAATTTACTTGGAAAATACCCGTCGACTCAGAAAGTTCCATATATCTCATGCTGTGGGTGGTTCATCAGCGAATGTTATTATAAATGGGAAGGCCAACCCATCTAATGCAGTTCAAGCAGATGCTGTTGCACTTGGGACCATTGCAGCTGATATGGCTCCTGTTGTTGATGGTTTTTCTGCTGATGACGATGAGCTTGACCTAGACTTCCCTACAGAGGGTTTCTCATCTATACCTGAAGCTATTGAGGACATTCGTCAAGGAAAA TATGTCATTGTTGTGGATGATGAGGATAGAGAGAATGAAGGTGATCTTATAATGGCAGCATCAAAGGTCACACCTGAGGCTATGGCTTTTATAGTGAGGCATGGCACCGGGATTGTTTGTGTCAGCATGAAAGAAGAGGATCTGGAAAGGCTACAACTTCCTCTTATGGTGACGACAAAGGAAAATGAAGAGAAACTGCGAACTGCCTTCACTGTTTCAGTG GATGCCAAGGAGGGAACAACAACTGGGGTTTCAGCAAACGATCGGGCAAACACAATACTGGCACTTGCGTCTCCTAATTCCAAACCTGAGGACTTCAACCGGCCAGGACATATTTTTCCTCTTAAATACAGAGAAGGTGGTGTGTTAAAAAGGGCTGGACATACTGAAGCATCGGTGGACCTTGCCATGTTAGCTGGGTTACCTCCTGTTGCAGTTCTTTGTGAaattgttgatgatgatgatggctccATGGCTTTGTTACCGAAACTGCAACAATTTGCTAAGAGGGAGAACCTGAAGATAATATCAATCGCAGACCTGATAAG ATATAGGAGAAAGAGAGACAGATTGGTAGAGTGTGTTTGTGTTACACCATTACAGTTACAATGGGGTTCGTTTAAATCCTATTGCTATAGATCTCTTATTGATGGGATGGAACACATAGCCATGGTGAAG GGTGATGTTGGGGATGGCCAGGATATCTTAGTACGAGTGCATTCGGAGTGCCTAACTGGGGACATATTTGGATCAGCGAGATGCGATTGTGGGAATCAACTTGCTCTGGCAATGACCATGATTGAGAAAACTGGCCGGGGTGTAGTAGTTTATcttcgtggccatgagggtagGGGTATTGGGCTGGGTCACAAGCTTCGAGCATACAACTTACAAGATGATGGGCGGGATACTGTCGAGGCTAACTTGGAGCTAGGGCTGCCTGCTGACTCGCGGGAGTACGGTATAGGTGCAAG ATATTGCGCGATCTTGGTGTCAGGACCATGCGGTTGA
- the LOC136500724 gene encoding probable bifunctional riboflavin biosynthesis protein RIBA 1, chloroplastic isoform X3 yields the protein MAPVVDGFSADDDELDLDFPTEGFSSIPEAIEDIRQGKFMLQYVIVVDDEDRENEGDLIMAASKVTPEAMAFIVRHGTGIVCVSMKEEDLERLQLPLMVTTKENEEKLRTAFTVSVDAKEGTTTGVSANDRANTILALASPNSKPEDFNRPGHIFPLKYREGGVLKRAGHTEASVDLAMLAGLPPVAVLCEIVDDDDGSMALLPKLQQFAKRENLKIISIADLIRYRRKRDRLVECVCVTPLQLQWGSFKSYCYRSLIDGMEHIAMVKGDVGDGQDILVRVHSECLTGDIFGSARCDCGNQLALAMTMIEKTGRGVVVYLRGHEGRGIGLGHKLRAYNLQDDGRDTVEANLELGLPADSREYGIGARYCAILVSGPCG from the exons ATGGCTCCTGTTGTTGATGGTTTTTCTGCTGATGACGATGAGCTTGACCTAGACTTCCCTACAGAGGGTTTCTCATCTATACCTGAAGCTATTGAGGACATTCGTCAAGGAAAA TTTATGTTGCAGTATGTCATTGTTGTGGATGATGAGGATAGAGAGAATGAAGGTGATCTTATAATGGCAGCATCAAAGGTCACACCTGAGGCTATGGCTTTTATAGTGAGGCATGGCACCGGGATTGTTTGTGTCAGCATGAAAGAAGAGGATCTGGAAAGGCTACAACTTCCTCTTATGGTGACGACAAAGGAAAATGAAGAGAAACTGCGAACTGCCTTCACTGTTTCAGTG GATGCCAAGGAGGGAACAACAACTGGGGTTTCAGCAAACGATCGGGCAAACACAATACTGGCACTTGCGTCTCCTAATTCCAAACCTGAGGACTTCAACCGGCCAGGACATATTTTTCCTCTTAAATACAGAGAAGGTGGTGTGTTAAAAAGGGCTGGACATACTGAAGCATCGGTGGACCTTGCCATGTTAGCTGGGTTACCTCCTGTTGCAGTTCTTTGTGAaattgttgatgatgatgatggctccATGGCTTTGTTACCGAAACTGCAACAATTTGCTAAGAGGGAGAACCTGAAGATAATATCAATCGCAGACCTGATAAG ATATAGGAGAAAGAGAGACAGATTGGTAGAGTGTGTTTGTGTTACACCATTACAGTTACAATGGGGTTCGTTTAAATCCTATTGCTATAGATCTCTTATTGATGGGATGGAACACATAGCCATGGTGAAG GGTGATGTTGGGGATGGCCAGGATATCTTAGTACGAGTGCATTCGGAGTGCCTAACTGGGGACATATTTGGATCAGCGAGATGCGATTGTGGGAATCAACTTGCTCTGGCAATGACCATGATTGAGAAAACTGGCCGGGGTGTAGTAGTTTATcttcgtggccatgagggtagGGGTATTGGGCTGGGTCACAAGCTTCGAGCATACAACTTACAAGATGATGGGCGGGATACTGTCGAGGCTAACTTGGAGCTAGGGCTGCCTGCTGACTCGCGGGAGTACGGTATAGGTGCAAG ATATTGCGCGATCTTGGTGTCAGGACCATGCGGTTGA
- the LOC136500724 gene encoding probable bifunctional riboflavin biosynthesis protein RIBA 1, chloroplastic isoform X1, translating into MASIAPPSSALCARTSRLCCDASLLRSSTSNSLRTIGSIYLENTRRLRKFHISHAVGGSSANVIINGKANPSNAVQADAVALGTIAADMAPVVDGFSADDDELDLDFPTEGFSSIPEAIEDIRQGKFMLQYVIVVDDEDRENEGDLIMAASKVTPEAMAFIVRHGTGIVCVSMKEEDLERLQLPLMVTTKENEEKLRTAFTVSVDAKEGTTTGVSANDRANTILALASPNSKPEDFNRPGHIFPLKYREGGVLKRAGHTEASVDLAMLAGLPPVAVLCEIVDDDDGSMALLPKLQQFAKRENLKIISIADLIRYRRKRDRLVECVCVTPLQLQWGSFKSYCYRSLIDGMEHIAMVKGDVGDGQDILVRVHSECLTGDIFGSARCDCGNQLALAMTMIEKTGRGVVVYLRGHEGRGIGLGHKLRAYNLQDDGRDTVEANLELGLPADSREYGIGARYCAILVSGPCG; encoded by the exons ATGGCCTCAATCGCGCCTCCGTCCTCAGCGTTGTGCGCTCG GACTTCTAGGTTGTGTTGTGATGCTTCGCTTTTACGAAGTTCTACATCAAACAGTTTAAGGACAATCGGATCAATTTACTTGGAAAATACCCGTCGACTCAGAAAGTTCCATATATCTCATGCTGTGGGTGGTTCATCAGCGAATGTTATTATAAATGGGAAGGCCAACCCATCTAATGCAGTTCAAGCAGATGCTGTTGCACTTGGGACCATTGCAGCTGATATGGCTCCTGTTGTTGATGGTTTTTCTGCTGATGACGATGAGCTTGACCTAGACTTCCCTACAGAGGGTTTCTCATCTATACCTGAAGCTATTGAGGACATTCGTCAAGGAAAA TTTATGTTGCAGTATGTCATTGTTGTGGATGATGAGGATAGAGAGAATGAAGGTGATCTTATAATGGCAGCATCAAAGGTCACACCTGAGGCTATGGCTTTTATAGTGAGGCATGGCACCGGGATTGTTTGTGTCAGCATGAAAGAAGAGGATCTGGAAAGGCTACAACTTCCTCTTATGGTGACGACAAAGGAAAATGAAGAGAAACTGCGAACTGCCTTCACTGTTTCAGTG GATGCCAAGGAGGGAACAACAACTGGGGTTTCAGCAAACGATCGGGCAAACACAATACTGGCACTTGCGTCTCCTAATTCCAAACCTGAGGACTTCAACCGGCCAGGACATATTTTTCCTCTTAAATACAGAGAAGGTGGTGTGTTAAAAAGGGCTGGACATACTGAAGCATCGGTGGACCTTGCCATGTTAGCTGGGTTACCTCCTGTTGCAGTTCTTTGTGAaattgttgatgatgatgatggctccATGGCTTTGTTACCGAAACTGCAACAATTTGCTAAGAGGGAGAACCTGAAGATAATATCAATCGCAGACCTGATAAG ATATAGGAGAAAGAGAGACAGATTGGTAGAGTGTGTTTGTGTTACACCATTACAGTTACAATGGGGTTCGTTTAAATCCTATTGCTATAGATCTCTTATTGATGGGATGGAACACATAGCCATGGTGAAG GGTGATGTTGGGGATGGCCAGGATATCTTAGTACGAGTGCATTCGGAGTGCCTAACTGGGGACATATTTGGATCAGCGAGATGCGATTGTGGGAATCAACTTGCTCTGGCAATGACCATGATTGAGAAAACTGGCCGGGGTGTAGTAGTTTATcttcgtggccatgagggtagGGGTATTGGGCTGGGTCACAAGCTTCGAGCATACAACTTACAAGATGATGGGCGGGATACTGTCGAGGCTAACTTGGAGCTAGGGCTGCCTGCTGACTCGCGGGAGTACGGTATAGGTGCAAG ATATTGCGCGATCTTGGTGTCAGGACCATGCGGTTGA